In the genome of Nycticebus coucang isolate mNycCou1 chromosome 12, mNycCou1.pri, whole genome shotgun sequence, the window TTTCTCATATCCTTAGAATTCcatagtaaaaggatttttttctagtGTAGTCATTCATCGGATAGGGAAAAAAGTTATTCAGTGGTAGGCTGTCATGACAGAAAAGTTAGTATTTGCTTCAGTTGCATTCAGTGGCATTTTACCCACTATGTCTGTAATCTGTGAATTAAATCTCAGATTCCtggattttgctttattttactttattttatttttttgagatagtgtctcactttgtcatccttggtagagtgccatggtgtcacagctcatagcaacctcaaactcctgggctttactgattctcttgcctcaccctccccaaatagctgggactacaggcacctgccacaacgcccagctatttttagagaagaggtcttgctctggctcgggctggtcttaaacctgtgagctctggcaatacactcgcttcagcctccccaagtgctgggattacaggtgcaagccatcACGCCTGGCCTAGATTCCtggattttaaaatgtgtaaacaatAGTGTATTATAAAAGTAGTTGAAGGAAATCATGAGGAAAGCTCAGCTATCATCATATGAATAGGTGATCTTTCtatccattttattttagattCTCTATGTGCATGTTGTTCGTACTCAGTTATAAGCATAGTGtagattttttcattttgcatatttttaacaTCATAAGCATTTCTATTGCTTCATAATTTTTTCAGTGACATAATATCTAGCAGTTGACATGCAGTGGTATCCCTGACCCTTTTCCTTTTATGAGACGTTAGATAAGAAGGCACTTCGGTGAACACCCTgtgcctgcctcccttccccttttctgGGAGTGGGGGTAAATTAAGAGAAATTTCCAACAGTAGGAATTACTGGAGCACAGAGCAGAAAAAgaactcatggctgggaaaatgTATGAGTTACTTTCCAAAAGAATAGCAACAGCTTTTATTGCCATCAACAGTGTGCACCTGTGTATAGTTTTACTATATTCTCACCAGCACTGATCTTTGAAAATTCTTCTTCCATGGGGGTAAGAATAATGCATGTCAGAGGCAATCAAGGTCATATAGGGCCATGGAttggtaccagtctgtggcccgTTAGGAACCAGCCCACACAACAGGAGGCAAGCAGGCACAGCtccatctgtatttatagctgctccccgttgctggcatcactgcctgagctctgcctcctggcaGACCTGTACCCCCAAAACTGCCCCCatcagtggaaaaattgtctttcatgaaactggtccctggtgccaaaaaggttagggACCACTATTGtaggaaatttaataaaaaacctTTAAATATATAGGTAGAGACCatgctggagtatagtggtgccCTTTACTCTTTCCCTACCCCCATGCCACCCACCTATGTACAGCCTCCAAAGCTCTTCTATAAATCATAGGTTGATTATGATGCTCTTCTACTTATAAAACaatagccaacatttattgagcgtTTATTATGTAGCCGTAGTTCCAAGTGCTTTGCATGCATTAACTAACGTATTCCTCATAGCAGCCCTGTGAGGGAGGTAGTGGTgctgttatccccatttttcaaATGACAGACCTTGGGCACCAAGTGGTGATGCTGAAGGACAGTGGTGCCCACAGAAATGTGGAGGGTATCAGGGGCAGGCTAGGATTTGATCCCAGGTACCCACACTTCCCCAAGAGGTGATTCTGCTTGAAGCCTAGTCACAGCCTCCAGGATTCCCGCCCCcccttgcccccccccccaccccacccccccgcctTCCTGCCTCTCTACTTTCTGCTATAGACCTCATTGGTGGTTGGGCCTCTGTCCTTCAGCCTCACTGCACGTGCTCAGGAGGTGGTGCTTTCTTCTTCATGCTACATGACTTCTTACCTGTCTGGAGAACTTCAGTTCACCCTCTACCTTCCTCTTGCAATGTTTTCACTTTTGGTAAAGCTTCTGCTAACCTCTCTTCCACCCCCCTACCCCACCTGAACCCATCCTGACCTGACCTATATAGATGTAGCCTTTCCCTCTGCCCTACCCCCATGGGATTTTGCAATGGCTTATTGCAATTGTTATTGACCTGGCTGAGATAGTGTTTGTCAGGTTTCTTCATTATGAATTTACTCTTTCCCTACTTCCATAATTTGCAGAAGGAAGACCCTGTGTAGCCCAACCTTAGGGAGCAGGTTAGCTGTACTACTACTCCATGACAGCAGAGTGTGTACATACATTACAGTAAGTCCCTAAGTTACAAACTTatatacaacttgcacttatgaacgAAAGCTATTTTACAGTACTACAGGAGGAGATCCCCACTGGGCCACTGCCAAAGCATACCAGGCTCGTCAAAAAGGTTACCAAACTCATTGAAAAGTTACTACACTCATGCTGATGAGGGGTGCCTGCCTCTTCTGGGTCTGGTTCGTAGAATTGTACATCACAGGCAGGTGACCTTTATTATTCTCATAACCCTATACACTGTCATATCACATTGTAAAATCAGTGACATTTTTGTCTTCACCCTGCAGTGATGCCTCCAAAACACAAATCTGATGCAAGTGCTGGTGGTatggtaaagaaaagaaaaaccatcaccatggaaaaaaaagtagaaataataaagagatcAGAGAGAGGTGAAACTCCGTCATCCATTGGCAGAGCATTTGCTTACAGTCGGTCAACAATtgcaacaattttaaaagataaaggtaGAATAATGGAGCATGTGAAAGGCCATACCCCAATGAATGCTACGATTATTACCAAGCAACGCAGTGGTTTAATTATCGAAATGGAAAGGCTGTTGATAATTTGGATACAAGACCAAAATCAGCGTAATATGCCTGTCAGTCTTCCTTTAGTGCAAGAAAAGGCTCGAAGCCTTTTCAATGATTTAAAAGCTGCTCGCACGGCATGTGAAGGTGATTGCAAGGAAGAATTTGTTGCAAGTAGGGGTTGGTTCAATCGCTTTAAAGAAAGGGCAAATTTGCATAATATTAAAGCTCGAGATGGAGCAGCAACTGCCAACGTACGTGCTACAAGTGATTTTCCCAAGACATGGGAAGATATTGTTGACAAGGGAGGTTATTTGCCAGACCAAATTTTTAATGTAGATGAAACTGGCTCGTTTTGGAAAAAAATGCCTGAGAAGACCTACATTTTGAAAGAAGAAGAGAGTACATCCGGGCATGAGACATCAAAGGATAGGCTGACTTTGTTACTTGGAGGTAatgcatttagggaagaaaacagGGACCTAGAAACTCCAGAATCGAAAAAGTTTTCTACAAAAGAGTTAGCTGATGCTTTTCGTCTCATTGAAGCAGGAATGGCAAAGTTAGAAGAGCAAGATCCTGATAGAGAGAGGTTTGCTAAAGTTTACTGTACAGTTTCTGAAGGCCTGAGATGCTACAGGGCCATTtatgatgagaaaaagaaaagctctgtGCAAACCTCCATTGATGCCTACTTGAAGAAACTGACACCAGCAGCAGAATCAGACCCTCACTCTCTAATACCAGTCCCATCCTCTCCAACAAATTCATCATCTTCTGCGTCAGTCAAGATTGTTGAAGGttgtatttgaaaacattttaagtatttatatacAGAAAGGTAAAAACAAGCACTAAGTTAAGACAAACACCTAGGTTGCATTTAATAGGTAAATGTAACCCAGGGGCcacctgtattctaaattcttctgcatgggagacttcttttttttttttttttttttgtagagacagagtctcaatttatcgcccttggtagagtgccatggcgtcacacagctcacagcaacctccaactcctaggattaggcgattctcttgcctcagcctcccaagtagctgggattataggcgcccgccacaacacccggctattttttttgttgttgttgcagtttggccggggccgggtttgaacccaccaccctcggcatgtggagccggcgccctacccgctgagccacaggcgccgccctgcatggGAGACTTCTTTTCTCCATTTACTTACTCATAGGCAGGcccccacttataaatgagataggttctgtaggtttgttgtgaaattaaatttgtatgtaaattggaacaggtacatttaccttaTCACCTGTagtagcctccattcataagtgtaaGTTAAGTTGGATgcttgtaactcggggactgcctataaacatttctttatattagTATGGACtcgtggatatttattttatactatagGTTATCATCCCATACTAGATCTATCTTGTTGCTGAAATTATTCCAGTTTTGGCCAGTCTTTGGGAGGTCTTTTCATTTGGCTCCTGTGTCCCTTTGACATAGTCTcatcattgcttttttttcttttttttccttttttagtagtTCCTTGTTATCTACCACTAGAAGATATTCCAGACTCATATTGTATATTTCCTGCCGCAGGCCTAAAATCAGCCATTTGTCTAAGAAATCCTGGTTCCTTTTATTGGGAGGATGGATTAGAAACAAAGATTTGGGACTAGGTGGTCTCtcaatactcaagtcacgtttgacatCTGCAATTTATAAGAGGTACTCAACGTGACCGTTATcagcatatattgagtattacaattttagtagttttttcccttcttaaaatgtgacccttttctggcggcgcctgtggcttaatgagtagggcgccggccccatatgctgagggtggcgggttcaaacccagccccggccaaactgcaaccaaaaaatagccgggtgctgtggcgggtgcctgtaatcccagctactcaggaggctgaggcaagagaatcgcttaagcccaggagctggaggttgctgtgagctgtatgatgccacggcactctaccaagggccataaagtgagactctgtctctaccaaaa includes:
- the PRKRIP1 gene encoding PRKR-interacting protein 1 isoform X1; its protein translation is MAGSAASSVRPPRPRKEPQALVIPKNAAEEQRLKLERLMKNPDKAVPIPEKMNEWAPRPPPEFVRDVMGSSAGAGSGEFHVYRHLRRREYQRQDYMDAMAEKQKLDAEFQKRLEKNKIAAEEQTAKRRKKRQKLKEKKLLAKKIKLEQKQKEVMPPKHKSDASAGGMVKKRKTITMEKKVEIIKRSERGETPSSIGRAFAYSRSTIATILKDKGRIMEHVKGHTPMNATIITKQRSGLIIEMERLLIIWIQDQNQRNMPVSLPLVQEKARSLFNDLKAARTACEGDCKEEFVASRGWFNRFKERANLHNIKARDGAATANVRATSDFPKTWEDIVDKGGYLPDQIFNVDETGSFWKKMPEKTYILKEEESTSGHETSKDRLTLLLGGNAFREENRDLETPESKKFSTKELADAFRLIEAGMAKLEEQDPDRERFAKVYCTVSEGLRCYRAIYDEKKKSSVQTSIDAYLKKLTPAAESDPHSLIPVPSSPTNSSSSASVKIVEGCI
- the PRKRIP1 gene encoding PRKR-interacting protein 1 isoform X2, whose protein sequence is MPPKHKSDASAGGMVKKRKTITMEKKVEIIKRSERGETPSSIGRAFAYSRSTIATILKDKGRIMEHVKGHTPMNATIITKQRSGLIIEMERLLIIWIQDQNQRNMPVSLPLVQEKARSLFNDLKAARTACEGDCKEEFVASRGWFNRFKERANLHNIKARDGAATANVRATSDFPKTWEDIVDKGGYLPDQIFNVDETGSFWKKMPEKTYILKEEESTSGHETSKDRLTLLLGGNAFREENRDLETPESKKFSTKELADAFRLIEAGMAKLEEQDPDRERFAKVYCTVSEGLRCYRAIYDEKKKSSVQTSIDAYLKKLTPAAESDPHSLIPVPSSPTNSSSSASVKIVEGCI